A single region of the Neodiprion pinetum isolate iyNeoPine1 chromosome 5, iyNeoPine1.2, whole genome shotgun sequence genome encodes:
- the LOC124220190 gene encoding protein Aster-B isoform X1 — MWQMAVHITDFGPAASELLILYENDSATPGGDPTSIMNKSVENVSTSSHDSITSNNLSLTNANLTIGVSGNDGSASNLIDTNLGGGSGCNSPSPSPTPSPWPSPRPYTKRDHSRPHSDVANFVNKDISPSKLEDQQNQEAVNRSSDSAEPGRNSAYEVRKETRAGDRTKKKSSWYNVLYPTYKSRSEDFKRIFKDVPDDERLVVDYSCALQRDILVHGRLYVSQNYICFYANIFSWETSVSLRWKDVASITKEKTALVIPNAILVCTETDKFFLTSFGARDKAYLMLFRVWQNALIGQPMSMTEMWQLVHACYGDELGLTSDDEDYVPSLLPAQEDKKISIQLSVESYSEAEGGAVVNSDNLLMPPQPNNSSNPELDRRSSTRPESHLDPTDLSDTTESEAEKHPLRIALRSNAVCSAVHDGRQLCNATLPIHIDQLFTLLFTNSKFFLDFHTARKTTDLVQSAWTQDSQTGQKSRTVSLTISLSQSVGPKSSQVTETQIMLPCSRPGHLYCIDIESNNAGIPYADSFSVHTHYCMTSSTEGETNLAVFSQIKYKKNVWGLVKSFIEKNCWAGLEEYFGSLVKALSVESEEGNVGVGLKRKARRRRRLTGAGASLQAHPTDHLQSCHQAVTADLPRVYNNNVSGVRNDTSNIVSWILLLAVLCLMLINGLLYYKLWGLEEAAAYTIMDLHVLKNTPKTEEDWINLLQQQESLHNVEMRKWQRVLHTAAQLLRQTEESLTELQMSIHPTVTDNVISVLKTLSSSKSSESRSDHQSYEM, encoded by the exons ATGTGGCAGATGGCAGTTCACATTACAGATTTCGGTCCTGCTGCATCAGAACTTCTAATATTATACGAGAACGATTCAGCCACCCCGGGAGGAGACCCCACCTCCATTAT GAACAAGTCGGTGGAGAACGTTTCCACTTCCAGCCACGACTCGATAACTAGCAACAATCTGTCGCTGACAAATGCCAATCTAACCATCGGCGTCAGTGGAAATGATGGATCGGCTTCTAACTTGATTGACACAAATTTGGGGGGAGGCTCAGGTTGCAATAGCCCTTCACCTAGCCCTACTCCATCACCTTGGCCAAGTCCCAGGCCCTATACCAAGAGGGATCACTCTAGACCTCATTCGGATGTTGCTAATTTCGTCAATAAAGATATATCCCCTAGCAAACTAGAGGATCAACAAAACCAG GAAGCAGTTAATCGATCTTCGGACTCTGCCGAACCTGGACGGAATTCAGCGTACGAAGTTAGAAAGGAAACCAGAGCTGGAGATCGTACCAAGAAAAAGTCATCATGGTATAACGTACTTTATCCAACTTATAAATCACGATCTGAGGATTTTAAAAGGATTTTTAAAGATGTTCCGGATGATGAACGACTTGTTGTTG ATTACTCTTGCGCCCTGCAGCGAGATATACTTGTTCATGGAAGATTGTACGTATCCCAAAACTACATATGTTTTTATGCAAACATATTTTCATGGGAAACGTCAGTATCTCTGCGTTGGAAGGACGTCGCCTCAATAACGAAGGAGAAAACTGCGCTAGTCATACCAAATGCTATACTAGTCTGTACGGAAacggacaaattttttctcacatcatTCGGGGCCAGGGACAAAGCTTATCTTATGCTCTTCAGAGTTTGGCAAAATGCACTGATAGGTCAGCCAATGAGCATGACCGAAATGTGGCAGCTCGTTCATGCCTGCTATGGTGATGAGCTTGGCCTTACTTCTGACGACGAAGATTATGTACCTTCGCTCTTACCCGCACAGGAGGATAAAAAAATCTCCATTCAACTCTCAGTCGAATCGTATTCCGAAGCTGAAGGGGGAGCAGTGGTTAATTCAGATAATCTATTGATGCCACCTCAGCCCAACAATTCGTCTAACCCCGAACTTGACAGACGTTCATCGACTAGACCAGAGTCTCATCTGGATCCTACCGATCTCAGTGATACCACAGAGAGCGAGGCCGAGAAGCATCCAC TACGCATTGCCCTACGCAGTAATGCAGTGTGCTCAGCTGTGCATGATGGACGGCAACTTTGTAACGCAACATTACCTATTCATATAGATCAATTATTCACATTGCTCTTTACCAACTCAAAGTTCTTCTTGGATTTTCATACGGCACGAAAAACCACCG ATCTGGTACAATCGGCATGGACACAAGACAGTCAAACGGGTCAAAAATCAAGAACGGTTTCACTAACTATATCACTGTCGCAATCTGTTGGTCCGAAATCTTCCCAAGTAACAGAGACGCAG ATAATGCTACCATGCAGCAGACCTGGGCATCTATACTGTATTGATATAGAGAGCAATAACGCAGGTATACCTTATGCAGATTCATTCAGCGTTCACACGCATTACTGTATGACAAGTTCTACGGAGGGTGAGACAAACCTTGCAGTATTTTCACAAATTAAATACAAGAAGAATGTCTGGGGTCTTGTTAAAA GTTTTATCGAGAAAAATTGTTGGGCTGGATTAGAAGAGTATTTTGGTAGCTTGGTAAAAGCGCTGAGCGTTGAAAGTGAGGAAGGTAATGTTGGAGTGGGATTGAAACGCAAGGCGAGACGACGAAGACGGTTGACTGGGGCTGGCGCATCTCTACAAGCACATCCCACAGATCACTTACAGTCTTGCCACCAAGCCGTTACAGCAGACTTGCCACGAGTATACAACAACAATG ttTCAGGTGTTCGCAACGACACCAGCAACATAGTAAGCTGGATACTTCTCTTAGCAGTTTTATGCCTTATGCTAATAAATGGTTTactttattataaattatggGGCTTAGAAGAAGCTGCTGCTTACACCATTATGGATCTACACGTTCTCAA aaatacaCCAAAGACGGAAGAGGATTGGATAAACTTGTTGCAACAACAAGAGAGTCTTCATAATGTGGAAATGAGGAAGTGGCAGAGAGTTTTGCACACAGCGGCTCAGTTATTGAGACAG ACTGAAGAGTCATTGACTGAACTGCAAATGAGTATTCATCCAACGGTAACAGACAACGTGATATCTGTGTTGAAAACGTTATCTTCTTCAAAGTCTTCTGAATCTAGATCTGATCATCAGAGCTACGAAATGTAA
- the LOC124220190 gene encoding protein Aster-B isoform X2, whose protein sequence is MWQMAVHITDFGPAASELLILYENDSATPGGDPTSIMNKSVENVSTSSHDSITSNNLSLTNANLTIGVSGNDGSASNLIDTNLGGGSGCNSPSPSPTPSPWPSPRPYTKRDHSRPHSDVANFVNKDISPSKLEDQQNQEAVNRSSDSAEPGRNSAYEVRKETRAGDRTKKKSSWYNVLYPTYKSRSEDFKRIFKDVPDDERLVVDYSCALQRDILVHGRLYVSQNYICFYANIFSWETSVSLRWKDVASITKEKTALVIPNAILVCTETDKFFLTSFGARDKAYLMLFRVWQNALIGQPMSMTEMWQLVHACYGDELGLTSDDEDYVPSLLPAQEDKKISIQLSVESYSEAEGGAVVNSDNLLMPPQPNNSSNPELDRRSSTRPESHLDPTDLSDTTESEAEKHPLRIALRSNAVCSAVHDGRQLCNATLPIHIDQLFTLLFTNSKFFLDFHTARKTTDLVQSAWTQDSQTGQKSRTVSLTISLSQSVGPKSSQVTETQIMLPCSRPGHLYCIDIESNNAGIPYADSFSVHTHYCMTSSTEGETNLAVFSQIKYKKNVWGLVKSFIEKNCWAGLEEYFGSLVKALSVESEEGNVGVGLKRKARRRRRLTGAGASLQAHPTDHLQSCHQAVTADLPRVYNNNGVRNDTSNIVSWILLLAVLCLMLINGLLYYKLWGLEEAAAYTIMDLHVLKNTPKTEEDWINLLQQQESLHNVEMRKWQRVLHTAAQLLRQTEESLTELQMSIHPTVTDNVISVLKTLSSSKSSESRSDHQSYEM, encoded by the exons ATGTGGCAGATGGCAGTTCACATTACAGATTTCGGTCCTGCTGCATCAGAACTTCTAATATTATACGAGAACGATTCAGCCACCCCGGGAGGAGACCCCACCTCCATTAT GAACAAGTCGGTGGAGAACGTTTCCACTTCCAGCCACGACTCGATAACTAGCAACAATCTGTCGCTGACAAATGCCAATCTAACCATCGGCGTCAGTGGAAATGATGGATCGGCTTCTAACTTGATTGACACAAATTTGGGGGGAGGCTCAGGTTGCAATAGCCCTTCACCTAGCCCTACTCCATCACCTTGGCCAAGTCCCAGGCCCTATACCAAGAGGGATCACTCTAGACCTCATTCGGATGTTGCTAATTTCGTCAATAAAGATATATCCCCTAGCAAACTAGAGGATCAACAAAACCAG GAAGCAGTTAATCGATCTTCGGACTCTGCCGAACCTGGACGGAATTCAGCGTACGAAGTTAGAAAGGAAACCAGAGCTGGAGATCGTACCAAGAAAAAGTCATCATGGTATAACGTACTTTATCCAACTTATAAATCACGATCTGAGGATTTTAAAAGGATTTTTAAAGATGTTCCGGATGATGAACGACTTGTTGTTG ATTACTCTTGCGCCCTGCAGCGAGATATACTTGTTCATGGAAGATTGTACGTATCCCAAAACTACATATGTTTTTATGCAAACATATTTTCATGGGAAACGTCAGTATCTCTGCGTTGGAAGGACGTCGCCTCAATAACGAAGGAGAAAACTGCGCTAGTCATACCAAATGCTATACTAGTCTGTACGGAAacggacaaattttttctcacatcatTCGGGGCCAGGGACAAAGCTTATCTTATGCTCTTCAGAGTTTGGCAAAATGCACTGATAGGTCAGCCAATGAGCATGACCGAAATGTGGCAGCTCGTTCATGCCTGCTATGGTGATGAGCTTGGCCTTACTTCTGACGACGAAGATTATGTACCTTCGCTCTTACCCGCACAGGAGGATAAAAAAATCTCCATTCAACTCTCAGTCGAATCGTATTCCGAAGCTGAAGGGGGAGCAGTGGTTAATTCAGATAATCTATTGATGCCACCTCAGCCCAACAATTCGTCTAACCCCGAACTTGACAGACGTTCATCGACTAGACCAGAGTCTCATCTGGATCCTACCGATCTCAGTGATACCACAGAGAGCGAGGCCGAGAAGCATCCAC TACGCATTGCCCTACGCAGTAATGCAGTGTGCTCAGCTGTGCATGATGGACGGCAACTTTGTAACGCAACATTACCTATTCATATAGATCAATTATTCACATTGCTCTTTACCAACTCAAAGTTCTTCTTGGATTTTCATACGGCACGAAAAACCACCG ATCTGGTACAATCGGCATGGACACAAGACAGTCAAACGGGTCAAAAATCAAGAACGGTTTCACTAACTATATCACTGTCGCAATCTGTTGGTCCGAAATCTTCCCAAGTAACAGAGACGCAG ATAATGCTACCATGCAGCAGACCTGGGCATCTATACTGTATTGATATAGAGAGCAATAACGCAGGTATACCTTATGCAGATTCATTCAGCGTTCACACGCATTACTGTATGACAAGTTCTACGGAGGGTGAGACAAACCTTGCAGTATTTTCACAAATTAAATACAAGAAGAATGTCTGGGGTCTTGTTAAAA GTTTTATCGAGAAAAATTGTTGGGCTGGATTAGAAGAGTATTTTGGTAGCTTGGTAAAAGCGCTGAGCGTTGAAAGTGAGGAAGGTAATGTTGGAGTGGGATTGAAACGCAAGGCGAGACGACGAAGACGGTTGACTGGGGCTGGCGCATCTCTACAAGCACATCCCACAGATCACTTACAGTCTTGCCACCAAGCCGTTACAGCAGACTTGCCACGAGTATACAACAACAATG GTGTTCGCAACGACACCAGCAACATAGTAAGCTGGATACTTCTCTTAGCAGTTTTATGCCTTATGCTAATAAATGGTTTactttattataaattatggGGCTTAGAAGAAGCTGCTGCTTACACCATTATGGATCTACACGTTCTCAA aaatacaCCAAAGACGGAAGAGGATTGGATAAACTTGTTGCAACAACAAGAGAGTCTTCATAATGTGGAAATGAGGAAGTGGCAGAGAGTTTTGCACACAGCGGCTCAGTTATTGAGACAG ACTGAAGAGTCATTGACTGAACTGCAAATGAGTATTCATCCAACGGTAACAGACAACGTGATATCTGTGTTGAAAACGTTATCTTCTTCAAAGTCTTCTGAATCTAGATCTGATCATCAGAGCTACGAAATGTAA